The Aedes albopictus strain Foshan chromosome 1, AalbF5, whole genome shotgun sequence genomic interval TACGTGTTATATTGCCCATTAAGTTTCCTGTTGCGTCCCGTGGTACACCGGATGCTGGTCCAGTAGGCCCGAAATATTGCACCTGGGACGTCGCCAAAGTTTGCGTCATGTTGCGATTTGGTATTCCACTTTGCAGCCATGCGTTGACCTTCTCATTCGGCCCGTCCTCTACAACACTAACGCCGGAAGTTGACGATGTTTCGCTGGCCATTTCTTGCAACAGTTCGTACCGCTTTCGAAGATATTCACGCTTGTTGGCTTCCTCCTCTTCTTGCAGCTTCCTTTGTTCATCGAGCAGTTCCAACTCCAATTGCTTCTGTTGCTGTCTCGTAGATAATCTGGAACCTGTAGCCTTTGAGACTTGACTTCTGGCATCCGCTCGAACTAAGGATTGGTTGTTCCGCGCATCACTCGGAGGCAACATCGTCGGGGCTGTTGGAATAGGTTCCCCACTAGATACAATTACAGCTGATGGTATTGCACCACGCAATATTGAAGGTGGGTTGTGCATCGCTGGTTGTTGATTTGGGAGACTTGACGAAAGCTGTTCAGAGGATACCATGGCTTCTTCAAGGTGTGCGGTACCCGGTGGGACAAACTGTGTCGTCGAGTACGGTTGGGTTATTGTCAATGGGTGTACCGGTTGAGCGTTATTTGTGCATTGTATTGCAACGCTTGGCGGAGGCAATACTGTTGGTGCTCCCATTGCGTCTCCAATGGATACAATAACACCTGGTGATATGAACTGCGACCTCGAACAAGGTTGGTTTATCGCCGCGGGGTATGACGGCAATTGATACGGTGGCAAAGCTTGAGCGAGGTTGGACAGAATCGGGAATGTATTTCTGAAGGCCTGATTAGTCGGAGGAAACGGAGAGGGACACGAGGATGACGGAGCAATAGAGTATCGTGGCATTATGGTCCGTGAGTCTACAACTGTGTTAGGCGGCACGAACATGGGCGTCGTCGACGTTAGAGTAGTGACTGGAGATATCTGCGACCACGACATATTCACGTATTCAATTGGGGTTGTGCTTGCAGGCACTACTACAGGAGGTGCTACGAAGGTATGTTTCAGTGCACCAGTTAGCGGCTGGCATTGGGGGCATACGAATTTATCGTTCTCATTAGTCGACTCTATACCAATGCAGGCGGGGTGATTCCAATTACGACATATGTTGCATTTCCACAAACGACCTTGGTCCGCCCTCTGGCAGATCTTGCATTTGTCTGTAGGCGTGGAGCTCTGGATTCCCTGAGTTTGTGGAGTGGCTTCGGGTTCATGGGATCGATTAGACATTCTGGCTATGCAGGAT includes:
- the LOC134289580 gene encoding uncharacterized protein LOC134289580, with product MSNRSHEPEATPQTQGIQSSTPTDKCKICQRADQGRLWKCNICRNWNHPACIGIESTNENDKFVCPQCQPLTGALKHTFVAPPVVVPASTTPIEYVNMSWSQISPVTTLTSTTPMFVPPNTVVDSRTIMPRYSIAPSSSCPSPFPPTNQAFRNTFPILSNLAQALPPYQLPSYPAAINQPCSRSQFISPGVIVSIGDAMGAPTVLPPPSVAIQCTNNAQPVHPLTITQPYSTTQFVPPGTAHLEEAMVSSEQLSSSLPNQQPAMHNPPSILRGAIPSAVIVSSGEPIPTAPTMLPPSDARNNQSLVRADARSQVSKATGSRLSTRQQQKQLELELLDEQRKLQEEEEANKREYLRKRYELLQEMASETSSTSGVSVVEDGPNEKVNAWLQSGIPNRNMTQTLATSQVQYFGPTGPASGVPRDATGNLMGNITRSSQQECRQQHALHDDSRAPTRSIRFANTGEPNFDPVQRSTPRHISTRSEYGNNLTHNQVAARQAISRELPIFDGSPEEWPLFYSTFNSTTEMCGYTQEENLIRLQKGLKGKAYDAVKCRLMHPANVPGIIATL